The DNA window CGACCGGAGAGCTCCACCTCGATATCAGCGACGACGGAGTCGGGGGCGCCGTAGTCGGGGGCGGAACCGGGCTCATCGGGCTGAAGGACCGCGTCGAGGCACTCGCAGGCCGGCTCGATATCGTCGGGCCGCCCGAAGGCGGGACGAGGCTGATCGCCAAAATCCCGCTGGGCGGGGAGCCCTAGGCGCGTAGCGCGTCGAGCAAACGGTCCAGGTCATTCTCGTTGTTGTACAGGTGGAAACCGACCCGGATCGCCCCTGCGCGCACGGAGGCTCGCAGGCCGGCCCGCTGAAGCGCCGGCGCCGCACCCTCGATCGGTAACGAGACGATGGCCGAATCCTGCTGCGGCAAATCCAGTTCGGTCCGCAAGCGATTCGCCAGCCCCAGGCAATGCGCTTGCACCGCGTCGCCGTCCAGCGACGCCAGCCACGGCATCGCGAGCCCGGCGCCAAGGGCGCTGAACCACGCCGGCGAGAGGTCGAACCGTCGAGCGTCGTCTGCCAGCCGAAGCGGCAGCCCGTAGATCGTTTGCCACGGTGCTGCACCGGCGTACCAGTTGGCGGCGTGGGGTGTCATGGCGTGACTCATTCTGTCGCTCAACGAAATCCACGCCGTACCCCGTGGCGACAACAACCATTTGTAGACCGCGGCCACGGTGACGTCCACCCAGTCCAGTTCGATGCGTTTCCATCCGAGCGCCTGTGTGATATCGATGACCGTCAGCGTCTCGGTCCCCGCGACGTGCGCGCGCAGGGTGTCGGTATCGAGCACCGCGCCGTTCGCGGACTGCACGAGGCTCACGGCGACGACGTCGAAATCGGCTGCGGCCGTCACCAGTTCGTCGGCAGTCAGTTCGGTGACGGTGATCCCGCGGCCCGCTTGGGCGGCAAAAGGAAATGTGGTGCTGGTGAACTCACCGCCCACGGTGACCACCCTGGAGCCGTCGGGGATTGCCGAGGCCACCAGTCCCAGCGCAGCCGAGACGGTGCTGCTCATCGCCACCGAGTCGACGGAAACGCCCGTCAGCGCGGCATAGCCGGCCCGCCCGGCCGCGACGTTCTCGTCGAACGACGGGACGTCCATCGTGCCGTTCTGCCACTTGCCGATGCACTCCAGCAGTGCATCGACGAGAAACTGCGGCGGCAGACCGTAGGTGGGCGAATTGAGAAATCCATCTGCTCCGAGGAATTCGGCGCCGAATGCTTCCCGTGTCACGACGCGGGCGGCTCGTCGCCGCGGAGTCTGGCCTGTAGTTGTTCGCGGTCCTTGCGGCGCC is part of the Mycolicibacterium tusciae JS617 genome and encodes:
- a CDS encoding aminotransferase class V-fold PLP-dependent enzyme, with translation MTREAFGAEFLGADGFLNSPTYGLPPQFLVDALLECIGKWQNGTMDVPSFDENVAAGRAGYAALTGVSVDSVAMSSTVSAALGLVASAIPDGSRVVTVGGEFTSTTFPFAAQAGRGITVTELTADELVTAAADFDVVAVSLVQSANGAVLDTDTLRAHVAGTETLTVIDITQALGWKRIELDWVDVTVAAVYKWLLSPRGTAWISLSDRMSHAMTPHAANWYAGAAPWQTIYGLPLRLADDARRFDLSPAWFSALGAGLAMPWLASLDGDAVQAHCLGLANRLRTELDLPQQDSAIVSLPIEGAAPALQRAGLRASVRAGAIRVGFHLYNNENDLDRLLDALRA